From a region of the Vanrija pseudolonga chromosome 2, complete sequence genome:
- the BGL1B_1 gene encoding Beta-glucosidase 1B: MSPSTTTPTMTITPRPEELITADASLKDTLPRDFWFAAATAAYQIEGGWDEDGKGASNWDVLMNDDPRFGESGDGKIACDSYHQWREDIALLKKYGMNSYRFSLAWSRIIPDGGAEDPVNEKGVEYYDNLINGLLDQDITPFATIFHWDHPYTLEQRYNGFESVDDIVRDFVNYARVCFERFGDRVKHWITINEPLVYTLFNATYMKEGRWTDKEHAAFVRGLVLCHAYTVELYDREFRAKQGGEIGITLNIDICVPIDDADPAARAAAHASVDHMLGMYADPIYLGFFPRTAIDRFGEEHLSFTDAQWAVVNAAAGKVDFFGINHYSTSYATGKWFDYETADKWKRTRGLQERVKERNGQVIGNKGQDGHPYDVPWGFRRLLRHIHNRYTRKLGIPIIVTENGFAVDQEYKMTTEEACHVGDIQRQQFYAGYIRELALAVRDDKIPITGYMCWSLLDNIEWTTGHIPRFGLTAIDFSSPKRTRTPKDSPFMLRRVFDHLVSREVKKVE, from the exons ATGTCGCCAAGTACCACCACCCCGACAATGACAATCACCCCGCGCCCCGAAGAGCTCAtcacggccgacgcgagccTCAAGGACACGCTCCCGCGCGACTTCTGGttcgcggccgcgaccgccgcgtaCCAGATCGAGGGCGgctgggacgaggacggcaagggcgcGTCCAACTGGGACGTGCTGATGAACGATGACCCCCGCTTCGGggagagcggcgacggcaagatcGCGTGCGACTCGTACCACCAGTGGCGGGAGGACATTGCCCTGCTCAAGAAGTACGGCATGAACTCCTACCGCTTCAGCCTGGCGTGGAGCCGTATCATTCCTGATGGAGGGGCGGAGGACCCCGTCAACGAGAAGGGTGTCGAGTACTACGACAACTTG ATCaacggcctcctcgaccaaGACATCACCCCCTTCGCGACCATCTTCCACTGGGACCACCCGTACACCCTCGAGCAGCGGTACAACGGCTTCGAGTccgtcgacgacattgtGCGCGACTTTGTCAACTACGCCCGCGTGTGCTTTGAGCGCTTTGGCGACCGCGTCAAGCACTGGATCACGATCAACGAGCCGCTCGTGTACACGCTCTTCAACGCGACGTACATGAAGGAGGGGCGCTGGACCGACAAGGAGCACGCCGCGTTCGTGCGTGGCCTGGTGCTGTGCCATGCGTACACTGTCGAGCTTTACGACCGCGAGTTTAGGGCCAAGCAGGGCGGCGAGATTGGCATTACGCtg AACATTGACATCTGCGTGcccatcgacgacgccgaccctgccgcccgcgccgcggcgcacgcgtCCGTCGACCACATGCTGGGCATGTACGCGGACCCGATCTACCTCGGCTTCTTCCCGCGCACCGCGATCGACCGGttcggcgaggagcacctGAGCTTCACGGACGCGCAGTGGGCGGTGGtgaacgccgcggcgggcaaggTCGACTTCTTCGGGATCAACCACTACTCCACGAGCTATGCCACCGGCAAGTGGTTCGACTACGAGACGGCGGACAAGTGGAAGCGGACGCGCGGGCTGCAGGAGCGCGTCAAGGAGCGTAACGGGCAGGTCATCGGCAACAAGGGCCAGGACGGCCACCCGTACGACGTGCCCTGGGGCttccgccgcctcctgcgCCACATCCATAACCGCTACACGCGCAAGCTCGGCATCCCCATCATCGTGACGGAGAACGGCTTCGCAGTGGACCAGGAGTACAAGATGACGACCGAGGAGGCATGCCACGTCGGCGAcatccagcgccagcagtTCTACGCGGGGTATATccgcgagctggcgctcgctgtgcgcgacgacaagaTCCCGATCACGGGATACATGTGCTGGAGCTTGCTTGA CAACATCGAGTGGACGACGGGCCATATCCCCCGCTTCGGCCTCACCGCCATCGACTTCTCCTCGCCCAAGCGTACCCGCACCCCCAAAGACTCGCCGTTCATGCTTCGCCGCGTGTTCGACCACCTCGTCTCGCGCGAGGTCAAGAAGGTCGAGTAG
- the LAC12_2 gene encoding Lactose permease: MGVPGAVTSAGVSSSIQSLLAGRDTRWYRGHLGKLNGIIFFVLIMSMTNGYDGSMMNGLTALDNWRTFFKNPQTKPTLFGVYNAIQSIGTICGLPFAPYASDYLGRRGAIFLACTIMILASGLQAGAQNVAMFIASRFLIGFGVSFGNISAPVLVSELAFPTHRGPLTSLYNSMWYLGAIVAAWTTFGTFRIPNTWSWRIPSLLQGLPSVIQFGMIYFIPESPRWLIAHGKDEQAIAFLRKYHCGGDENDPLAMFEYEEIKSSIEREKEMSAQSSWKALFTERANLRRIRIIVAISFFSQWSGNGLVSYYLAVVLEGIGITSQNNKTLINGILQIWNWFWAILGALNVERVGRRFLFLTSTGGMCICFCLWTACSAVYAKSSHDFDPACVAKNKGDTSKCVAKDANRQAGHAVVAFIFLFNAFYAVAMSPLVVSYCVEILPFRVRSKGVMVKSMTISAALVFNQYVNPIALAKIHWKYYIVFCAFLAFEFVYCFFFVMETRGPNGPLPLEEIAAIFEGPAHYGFQKRPEIAGARSDDEAVDSDSIRKDNAEFVERK; this comes from the exons ATGGGCGTACCTGGCGCCGTCACCTCCGccggcgtgtcgagctcgatccAGAGCCTCCTGGCCGGACGCGACACGCGGTGGTACCGCGGCCACCTGGGCAAGCTGAACGGCATCATT TTCTTCGTGCTCATCATGTCCATGACGAACGGGTACGACGGGTCGATGATGAACGGTCTGAC TGCCCTCGACAACTGGCGCACCTTCTTCAAGAACCCGCAGACCAAGCCTACCCTGTTCGGCGTGTACAATGCCATCCAATCCATCGGCACCATCTGCGGTCTCCCCTTCGCGCCCTACGCGTCCGACTacctcggccgtcgcggtgCCATCTTCCTCGCGTGCACGATCATGATCCTCGCTTCTGGCTtgcaggccggcgcgcagaACGTGGCCATGTTCATCGCGTCGCGCTTCCTCATCGGCTTCGGCGTGTCGTTTGGCAAcatctcggcgccggtgctcgTGTCCGAGCTCGCGTTCCCCACCCACCGTGGGCCCCTGACCTCGCTCTACAACTCGATGTGGTACCTCGGCGCGATCGTCGCGGCGTGGACGACGTTTGGCACCTTCCGCATTCCCAACACGTGGTCGTGGCGCATCCCGTCGTTGCTGCAGGGCCTGCCGAGCGTGATCCAGTTCGGCATGATCTACTTCATCCCCGAGTCCCCGCGCTGGCTCATCGCCCACGGAAAGGACGAGCAGGCGATCGCCTTCCTCCGCAAGTACCACTGTGGTGGGGACGAGAACGACCCGCTCGCCATGTTCGAGTACGAGGAGATCAAGAGCTCCatcgagcgcgagaaggagatgTCGGCCCAGAGCTCGTGGAAGGCGCTCTTCACCGAGCGCGCAAACCTCCGCCGTATCCGCATCATCGTCGCcatctccttcttctcccaGTGGTCGGGTAACGGTCTCGTGTCGTACtacctcgccgtcgtgctcgagggcatTGGAATCACGTCGCAGAACAACAAGACGCTCATCAACGGCATCCTCCAGATCTGGAACTGGTTCTGGGCCATCCTTGGCGCCCTCaacgtcgagcgtgtcggccgccgcttcctcttcctcactTCCACCGGCGGCATGTGTATCTGCTTCTGTCTCTGGACGGCATGCTCCGCAGTGTACGCCAAGTCGTCGCACGACTTTGACCCCGCCTGCGTCGCGAAGAACAAGGGCGACACGAGCAAGTGCGtcgccaaggacgccaaCAGGCAGGCCGgacacgccgtcgtcgccttcaTCTTCCTCTTCAACGCCTtctacgccgtcgccatgaGCCCGCTCGTCGTGTCGTACTGCGTCGAGATCCTCCCCTTCCGCGTCCGCTCAAAGGGTGTCATGGTCAAGTCGATGACTATTTCGGCCGCCCTCGTGTTCAACCAGTACGTCAACcccatcgccctcgccaagatCCACTGGAAGTACTACATTGTCTTCtgcgccttcctcgccttcgaGTTCGTCTactgcttcttcttcgtcaTGGAGACCCGCGGCCCCAACGGCCCCCTCCCtctcgaggagattgccgccATCTTCGAGGGCCCCGCGCACTATGGCTTCCAGAAGCGCCCCGAgatcgccggcgcgcgtagcgacgacgaggcggtcgactcggactcgaTCCGCAAGGACAATGCCGAGTTTGTCGAGCGCAAGTag
- the FAO2_0 gene encoding Long-chain-alcohol oxidase FAO2 translates to MDAKLAAALGTAAAAAVGGTAFALTRPKPDTSLTQEDIATLLTVFDTVLAPVDPKTLTAPAATSTEAVEAFAVEKPSDLPVAELTGALAALPAHQVVDLKKGLASLRAGGPTALLMNGTTTPFVSLPLEQRQAVFNSWERARSPALRRLHTSLARLAIAQYLGHSRTAAHAMGYKPTPTPPGQVYPYTFASGEQLREATPDVIVVGSGAGGGVVAKELAEAGLSVLVIEHGEHFAPNGHVLTDAQARALMFEGAGIVTSAGGELVILAGKVFGGGTTVNLSASIEPPRIVREDWARTSHVDHFTSDAFQADLDAVSTYMGVSLPAAHNYANTLVLTGAKKLGYTAAHVPQNNGFGEHACGHDCANGCRSGGKKGGVWSWLAGAAGAGATFATGYKVTKVLMENGRATGVAVTAPLNGEMTIKAPRIVLAAGAIHTPALLLRSGIRNSHIGSMYAHPTNYVVGVFPEATYPTDGTVLTCVINEFAVLNGTGHGVRIEVGLMQPSFVLPLLPAKDIKARALQHAHTVGLFVIVRDSVPGKVVLGTDGPVVKWSPNAHDKAYYLKGALAAGEILKTMGATEVHVCGAGFWRAGDDWDAWKHTLKAPETYGSAHQMGSVRIGATPKLGAAAPTGAVYSADGLWVADASLFPSAAGVNPMLGIMALARNVARDVARDAAEVKAKEVEQSNNNNNNDKVEKEEQEPAAKGAEERDGEGTSQATSYVDVRGETQ, encoded by the exons ATGGACGCTAAACTCGCCGCAGCACTCggcaccgctgccgctgccgccgtcggaGGCACGGCCTTCGCGCTCACCCGCCCCAAGCCCGACACGTCCCTTACGCAGGAGGACATCGCGACCCTGCTCACCGTGTTCGACACTGTcctcgcgcccgtcgaccccaagaccctcaccgcgccagccgcgacgTCCACCGAGGCCGTGGAGGCCTTTGCGGTCGAGAAGCCGTCCGAcctccccgtcgccgagctgactggcgcgctcgctgcgctgccgGCCCACCAAGTCGTCGATCTCAAGAAGGGCCTCGCGAGCCTCCG TGCTGGCGGCCCCACCGCGCTGCTCATGAACGGCACCACGACGCCGTTCGTCTCCCTcccgctcgagcagcgccaggCCGTCTTCAACTCGTGGGAGCGAGCCCGCAGCCccgccctgcgccgcctgcacacctccctcgcgcgcctcgcgaTCGCGCAGTACCTCGGCCactcgcgcaccgccgcccacgcaATGGGGTACAAgcccacgccgaccccgccggGCCAGGTCTACCCGTACACCTTTGCCTCgggcgagcagctgcgcgaaGCCACGCCTGacgtcatcgtcgtcggctcgggcgcgggcggcggcgtcgtcgccaaggagcTGGCTGAGGCCGGCTTGTCGGTGCTCGTCAttgagcacggcgagcactTTGCGCCCAACGGCCATGTGCTCACCGacgcgcaggcgcgcgcaCTCATGTTCGAGGGCGCGGGCATCGTCACCTCGGCTggtggcgagctcgtcatcctcgcGGGTAAGGTgtttggcggcggcaccaccgTCAACctgtcggcgtcgatcgag CCTCCCCGCATCGTCCGCGAGGACTGGGCGCGCACCTCGCACGTCGACCACTTCACGTCGGACGCATTccaggccgacctcgacgccgtgtcgaccTACATGGGCGTCTCGCTTCCCGCAGCGCACAACTACGCCAACACGCTCGTGCTCACGGGCGCCAAGAAGCTGGGCTACACTGCCGCCCACGTGCCGCAGAACAACGGCTTCGGGGAGCATGCGTGCGGACACGACTGCGCCAACGGGTGCCGCTCgggcggcaagaagggcggcgTGTGGAGCTGGCTCGCGGGCGCGGCTGGTGCCGGGGCGACCTTTGCCACTGGCTACAAGGTCACCAAGGTGCTCATGGAGAACGGGCGCGCTACCGGCGTGGCGGTCACTGCTCCCCTCAATGGCGAGATGACGATCAAGGCGCCCCgcatcgtcctcgccgcgggcgcgatccacacccccgccctccttctccgcTCAGGAATCCGCAACTCGCACATTGGCTCCATGTACGCCCACCCCACAAACTATGTCGTCGGTGTCTTCCCCGAGGCGACGTACCCTACCGACGGCACCGTCCTGACGTGCGTGATCAACGAGTTCGCCGTGCTCAACGGCACGGGACACGGCGTGCGCATCGAGGTCGGGCTCATGCAGCCGAGCTTTGTGCTCCCCCTCCTGCCAGCAAAGGACATCAAGGCACGCGCGCTGCAGCACGCGCATACGGTGGGCCTGTTCGTCATCGTGCGCGACTCTGTCCCGGGCAAGGTGgtcctcggcaccgacggcCCAGTCGTCAAGTGGTCCCCCAACGCGCACGACAAGGCATACTACCTCAAGGgggcgctcgccgctggcgagaTCCTCAAGACGATGGGCGCGACCGAGGTGCACGTCTGTGGTGCGGGGttctggcgcgccggcgacgactgggacgCGTGGAAGCACACCCTCAAGGCGCCGGAGACGTACGGCTCCGCGCACCAGATGGGCAGCGTGCGTATCGGTGCCACGCCCAAGCTtggtgccgcggcgcccacAGGCGCAGTGTACAGTGCGGATGGGCTGTgggtcgccgacgcgagcctgttcccctcggcggcgggtgtcAACCCCATGCTGGGCATTATGGCGCTCGCGCGTAatgtcgcgcgcgacgtcgcccgtGATGCCGCGGAGGTCAAGGCGAAGGAGGTGGAGCAGagtaacaacaacaacaacaacgacaaggtggagaaggaggagcaggagcccgcggccaagggcgccgaggagcgcgacggtGAGGGTACGAGCCAGGCGACGAGCTATGTCGATGTGCGCGGCGAGACGCAGTGA
- the JEN1_0 gene encoding Carboxylic acid transporter, with translation MAAQPRASIEKTADATLAEVTPPPAPTTFKANLAAQIETWHANRGDRSVISSMIPRPNPNDKVEGEVVSKNPIKLFARLTPMGAAQYFCGWFCWMCDGLDYFAVSVTMSALAKQFGKSTADISFSLTLTLLFRSLGAFIFGILADRYGRRWTLVVNMLLIAAFELGSGFVNTYKEFLGVRACFGIVMGGVWGQASGQAFENIPFELRGFLAVPLQAGYTVGYILAAVFNLTVVQYSPYGWRTVYFIGAGFSLAAAILRAVLPDSPQYIESRREAKANGVSGREAMRSFFREIWGMLKTNWLRCIWALVFMSAMNFLSHGSQDLLPTFLIKSKGLTNKQSSRATIIANTIGLVIGPVFGYISQYLGRRLTMLVGIVWIGAWIPLWILPNNFGGLAVGAGMVQSGVIGLWGITGLLLAEIAPPAFRALFTGLLYQLGNMVSSASAQIEASAGDKIRITVHGVDSPDYGTVQAIFLGAVCGGLMLTILFGPDADGSRFENAKVAIQENAGTARTVDMVREAHEERRASEHDVKAKV, from the exons ATGGCAGCCCAACCCCGCGCATCCATCGAGAAGACGGCCGACGCAACCCTGGCTGAGGTGACCCCGCCtccagcgccgacgaccttcAAAGCCAACCTCGCGGCGCAAATCGAGACATGGCACGCGAACCGCGGCGACCGGTCCGTCATCAGCTCGATGATCCCCCGCCCGAACCCgaacgacaaggtcgagggcgaggtggttTCGAAGAATCCCATCAAGCTGTTTGCCCGCTTGACCCCGATGGGGGCCGCGCAGTACTTTTGCGGGTGGTTCTGCTGGATGTGTGATGG CCTCGACTACTTTGCCGTCTCGGTGACCATGTCTGCCTTGGCCAAGCAGTTCGGCAAATCGACCGCCGACATCTCCTTCTCGCTGACCCTTACCCTCCTGTTCCGCTCCCTCGGCGCCTTCATCTTCGGTATCCTCGCGGACCGGTACGGCCGCCGCTGGACGCTGGTGGTCAACATGCTCCTCATTGCCGCGTTCGAGCTGGGCTCGGGCTTCGTCAACACGTACAAGGAGTttctcggcgtgcgcgcgtgctTTGGTATCGTGATGGGCGGGGTGTGGGGCCAGGCATCGGGGCA GGCATTTGAGAACATCCCCTTCGAGCTGCGCGGGTTCCTCGCGGTGCCGTTGCAGGCAGGCTACACGGTCGGATACATCCTCGCGGCGGTCTTCAACCTCACAGTGGTCCAGTACAGCCCGTACGGCTGGCGCACAGTCTACTTCATCGGAGCGGGTttctcgctcgccgcggccatcTTGCGTGCCGTGCTCCCCGATTCGCCGCAGTACATCGAgtcgcggcgcgaggccaaggccaacggcgtgagcgggcgcgaggcgatGCGCAGCTTCTTCCGCGAGATCTGGGGAATGCTCAAGACCAACTGGCTCAGGTGTATCTGGGCCCTCGTGTTCATGAGCGCCATGAACTTCCTCTCGCACGGCTCGCAGGACCTCCTCCCGACCTTCCTTATCAAGTCGAAGGGCCTGACGAACAAGCAGTCGAGCCGCGCGACCATCATTGCAAA CACTATCGGCCTCGTGATCGGCCCCGTGTTCGGATACATCTCGCAgtacctcggccgccgtctGACCATGCTTGTCGGCATCGTGTGGATCGGGGCGTGGATCCCGTTGTGGATCCTGCCCAACAACTTTGGCGGGTTAGCCGTTGGTGCTGG AATGGTGCAGTCCGGTGTCATCGGCCTGTGGGGCATCAccggcctgctcctcgccgagatcGCCCCGCCCGCCTTCCGCGCGCTGTTCACCGGCCTCCTGTACCAGCTGGGTAACATGGTGTCGTCTGCGTCGGCGCAAATCGAAGCGAGCGCCGGCGACAAGATCCGGATCACTGTCCATGGCGTCGACTCGCCCGACTACGGCACCGTGCAAGCCATCTTCCTTGGCGCCGTGTGCGGTGGCCTGATGCTCACGATCCTGTTTGGGccagacgccgacggcagTCGCTTCGAGAATGCCAAGGTCGCCATCCAGGAGAACGCAGGCACCGCGCGCACGGTCGACATGGTGCGTGAGGCGcacgaggagcggcgcgcgagcgagcacgacgtcaaggccaaggtgtAG